In Alkalihalobacterium alkalinitrilicum, a genomic segment contains:
- the safA gene encoding LysM peptidoglycan-binding domain-containing protein: protein MKIHIVQKGDTLWKLAKKYNVDFEQLKAANNHLSNPDMIMPGMKIKIPTGSVPVKKEQPYDSLVGMAKKEAPIVKKEAPVTPPVKEKPKVAPQPPEKPKEVPMPEMPPMMMPTAPPPQPLTAKQMQEFNMNFNIYKPQPYKAPMPKVPKPPVAPKVEKPKEMIKPEMPKKPPVMPIKEAPPMMKPQMQPTMAPMAPMAPMPQMVPCPPYYPISPVQPGCAPCGGGSPMPYQQNMTPYYAQTMPYQPQQMAPHQAMPYQQPQQMAPQQAMPYQQHQMAPQQAMPYQPHQMAPQQAMPYQPHQMAPQQAMPYQPHQMAPQQAMPYQPHQMAPQQAMPYQPHQMAPHQAMPFQQPHQMAPQQAMPYQQFGSQQQAIEGMQDWGGMAPSQPMSPGMMQGPSQPMSPQMPHQFQEFDDFDD from the coding sequence ATGAAAATTCATATTGTACAAAAAGGAGATACTTTATGGAAATTGGCAAAAAAGTACAATGTTGACTTTGAACAACTAAAAGCGGCAAATAACCACCTTTCGAATCCAGACATGATTATGCCAGGAATGAAAATTAAAATACCTACAGGGAGTGTGCCTGTAAAAAAAGAACAACCATACGATTCTCTCGTTGGTATGGCCAAAAAAGAAGCTCCCATCGTAAAGAAAGAAGCACCAGTCACACCACCAGTAAAAGAAAAACCAAAAGTGGCACCACAGCCACCAGAAAAACCAAAAGAAGTACCAATGCCAGAAATGCCGCCAATGATGATGCCAACGGCACCGCCACCACAGCCATTAACAGCAAAGCAAATGCAAGAATTTAACATGAACTTTAATATTTATAAACCACAACCTTATAAGGCACCAATGCCCAAAGTTCCGAAACCACCAGTTGCTCCAAAGGTGGAAAAACCTAAGGAAATGATTAAGCCAGAGATGCCAAAGAAACCACCAGTTATGCCAATAAAGGAGGCGCCACCAATGATGAAACCTCAAATGCAGCCTACTATGGCACCTATGGCCCCTATGGCCCCTATGCCACAAATGGTGCCATGTCCACCGTACTATCCAATTTCTCCAGTACAACCAGGTTGTGCTCCTTGTGGTGGAGGTTCTCCGATGCCATATCAACAAAATATGACACCATACTATGCACAAACAATGCCATACCAACCGCAGCAAATGGCACCACATCAAGCGATGCCGTATCAACAACCGCAGCAAATGGCACCACAGCAGGCGATGCCATATCAACAGCATCAAATGGCACCACAGCAGGCGATGCCGTATCAACCGCATCAAATGGCACCACAGCAGGCGATGCCGTATCAACCGCATCAAATGGCACCACAGCAGGCGATGCCGTATCAACCGCATCAAATGGCACCACAGCAGGCGATGCCGTATCAACCGCATCAAATGGCACCACAGCAGGCGATGCCGTATCAACCGCATCAAATGGCACCACATCAAGCGATGCCATTTCAACAACCGCATCAAATGGCACCACAACAAGCAATGCCGTATCAACAGTTTGGATCACAACAACAAGCAATCGAAGGAATGCAGGATTGGGGAGGAATGGCACCTTCGCAACCGATGTCACCAGGCATGATGCAAGGACCTAGTCAACCAATGAGTCCACAAATGCCGCATCAGTTTCAAGAATTTGATGACTTTGACGATTGA
- the nadC gene encoding carboxylating nicotinate-nucleotide diphosphorylase, which yields MNDLKVKEKLQQFFIEDIGEGDISTNTIFSDEDIRTGHFIVKGEGVISGLNIIKLGYKMLNPNVDVLYHYHDGNRVDYGTCVAQVTGPVKTLLTGERVILNLMQRMSGIATFTSKAVETLNDSHTRICDTRKTTPGLRIFEKYAVRSGGGFNHRFGLYDGVMIKDNHITAAGSITQAVNKAKASLGHMVKIEVEVETEEEVREAVEAGAHIIMFDNCPPDVMEKWVQLVPEHIVTEASGGIQVNNLALYRNVGVDYISLGALTHSVSALDISFNLEGGKKG from the coding sequence ATGAATGACCTTAAGGTAAAAGAGAAGCTTCAGCAATTTTTTATTGAGGATATTGGTGAAGGAGATATTTCAACAAACACTATTTTTTCGGATGAGGATATTAGAACAGGCCATTTTATTGTAAAAGGTGAGGGTGTAATTTCAGGATTAAATATCATTAAGCTCGGCTATAAAATGCTGAATCCGAACGTTGATGTTCTATATCACTATCATGATGGGAATAGAGTTGACTATGGAACTTGCGTTGCCCAAGTAACAGGACCAGTAAAAACATTGCTCACTGGTGAACGTGTAATTCTAAACTTAATGCAGCGTATGAGTGGAATTGCAACATTCACAAGCAAAGCGGTTGAAACTTTAAATGACAGCCATACAAGAATTTGTGATACGAGAAAAACAACACCTGGTTTGCGAATTTTTGAAAAGTATGCCGTTCGTAGTGGAGGAGGATTTAATCATCGTTTTGGTTTATATGATGGTGTAATGATTAAGGACAACCATATTACAGCAGCAGGAAGTATTACTCAAGCTGTAAATAAAGCTAAAGCAAGCCTAGGCCACATGGTAAAAATTGAGGTTGAAGTTGAAACGGAGGAAGAAGTACGAGAAGCGGTTGAAGCAGGGGCTCATATTATTATGTTTGACAATTGCCCACCAGATGTGATGGAAAAATGGGTTCAATTAGTTCCAGAACATATTGTTACGGAGGCATCGGGTGGAATTCAAGTCAACAACTTGGCTCTTTACCGAAATGTAGGTGTGGATTATATTTCATTAGGTGCATTAACACATTCAGTATCGGCATTAGATATAAGCTTTAATTTAGAAGGAGGAAAAAAAGGATGA
- a CDS encoding YhcN/YlaJ family sporulation lipoprotein, which yields MRKFAITITAATMIIGGLAGCGVDNQARDMGGAGAANREIGYTMDGTRQGAGTGVGAAGTGAHGAVGAEGGVFGQGRGAGAQGQAGAGGGLFGQGAGAGGGAGAGGGWFGVGNRGAGVTGQGAAGTGGRGVTGARWTGEGPITDMFTPNHRTGRQGITGYGVEQRQGRGIRGGQLGVNDRGAGLRGTGIGGAGFSERGMAGRTGMTGAGTAVPHGTLDDGQQGGVGIQGRAGTRGTGIDGQAGTRGGETGITGGNREGMVDQRGVLRGQNRTMKGQTTANYHSNYDGQTVQQIERTVENMDGIRNCRVVMHDDEVVVAVEPTKQGANQAKLEEKVENNIENMVRGKNVHVVTDRDQVTRVRTMDDRLRGGAAFDEIGATFTEMVRDLGRAAGRPFERTRN from the coding sequence ATGCGAAAATTCGCGATTACAATTACTGCAGCAACAATGATTATAGGTGGTTTAGCTGGTTGTGGTGTCGATAATCAAGCAAGAGACATGGGTGGCGCAGGAGCGGCTAACCGAGAGATTGGATATACAATGGATGGCACTAGACAGGGTGCTGGAACAGGAGTAGGTGCAGCTGGCACTGGTGCTCATGGCGCTGTTGGTGCTGAAGGTGGAGTATTTGGACAAGGCCGTGGAGCAGGTGCACAAGGTCAAGCTGGAGCTGGTGGTGGCTTATTTGGTCAAGGAGCTGGAGCAGGCGGTGGAGCCGGAGCTGGTGGTGGCTGGTTTGGTGTTGGCAACCGCGGAGCAGGGGTAACTGGTCAAGGTGCCGCTGGTACAGGCGGACGTGGTGTAACAGGTGCGAGATGGACAGGCGAAGGGCCTATTACAGATATGTTTACACCAAACCATCGTACTGGCCGTCAAGGAATTACTGGATATGGTGTTGAACAACGTCAAGGCCGTGGCATTCGTGGTGGTCAATTGGGGGTTAATGATCGTGGTGCTGGCTTAAGAGGTACTGGTATCGGTGGAGCAGGTTTTTCTGAACGAGGAATGGCTGGTAGAACAGGAATGACTGGGGCAGGAACTGCTGTTCCACATGGAACATTAGATGATGGTCAACAAGGTGGAGTTGGTATTCAAGGAAGAGCAGGTACACGTGGAACTGGCATTGATGGTCAAGCGGGTACACGTGGTGGTGAAACTGGCATAACTGGTGGAAATCGTGAAGGTATGGTAGACCAACGTGGGGTATTACGTGGTCAAAACCGTACAATGAAAGGTCAAACTACTGCTAATTATCACAGCAACTATGATGGACAAACAGTGCAACAAATAGAGCGTACTGTTGAAAACATGGATGGTATTCGTAATTGTCGAGTAGTTATGCATGATGACGAAGTTGTAGTTGCTGTTGAACCAACTAAACAAGGTGCAAACCAAGCTAAATTAGAAGAAAAGGTTGAAAATAACATTGAAAACATGGTTCGTGGTAAGAACGTTCATGTTGTAACAGACAGAGATCAAGTAACACGAGTACGTACAATGGATGACCGTTTACGTGGAGGAGCAGCTTTTGATGAAATAGGAGCTACTTTTACAGAAATGGTTAGAGACTTAGGGCGTGCAGCTGGTCGACCATTTGAACGTACACGTAACTAG
- the ruvA gene encoding Holliday junction branch migration protein RuvA — translation MFDFIHGKVEFIDVQYIVIEVSGIGYQIHCPNPYIFQKELNDECKIYTYQHVREDLIRLYGFKTRKERHLFEKLLNVSGIGPKGALAILASGQPEQLVNAIEEEDEKFLVKFPGVGKKTARQIILDLKGKLDEFAPNLFQQDISEVFNKASKNNLSKELEEAVEALKALGYVDREINKIVPQLAKEQTTTDQYIKMALQLMLKL, via the coding sequence TTGTTTGATTTTATACATGGAAAAGTAGAATTTATTGATGTTCAATATATAGTTATTGAAGTTAGTGGAATAGGCTATCAAATCCATTGCCCCAATCCTTACATTTTTCAAAAAGAGTTAAACGATGAATGTAAAATTTATACATATCAACATGTGCGAGAAGATTTGATCCGTTTATATGGATTTAAAACAAGAAAAGAGAGACATTTATTTGAAAAGTTATTAAATGTTTCAGGTATTGGGCCAAAAGGAGCATTGGCGATATTAGCTTCTGGTCAGCCAGAACAATTGGTTAATGCAATTGAAGAAGAGGATGAAAAATTTCTAGTGAAATTTCCGGGTGTCGGTAAAAAAACGGCTCGACAAATTATATTGGACTTAAAAGGTAAATTAGATGAATTTGCCCCGAATTTATTCCAACAAGATATTTCGGAAGTTTTTAATAAAGCTAGTAAAAACAACTTATCCAAAGAGCTCGAGGAAGCTGTTGAAGCGTTAAAGGCACTTGGCTATGTTGATCGAGAAATCAATAAAATTGTTCCACAGTTAGCAAAAGAACAGACGACAACGGATCAATATATTAAAATGGCATTACAACTCATGTTGAAGCTCTAA
- the nadA gene encoding quinolinate synthase NadA: MSLQELLNTNQMLPEKYRDMTTEEMETRIREIKAELGKRLFIPGHHYQRDEVIQFADVTGDSLQLAQISAKNTEADFVVFCGVHFMAETADILTDERQIVVLPDMRAGCSMADMADINQTEKAWKALEKDFGDTILPLTYVNSTAAIKAFCGRNGGATVTSSNAKKMVEWAFTQKERILFLPDQHLGRNTAFDLGIPLEQMAVWDPIIERLEYEGELEEIKVILWKGHCSVHEKFTVENIRELRESDPEFQIIVHPECTHEVVQLADDAGSTHYIIEKLKAAPANSKWAVGTEMNLVRRLGNVHTDKTVISLNPNMCPCLTMNRIDLPHLLWSLESIVDGNAINQIKVGPEVATDALLALERMLQRA; the protein is encoded by the coding sequence ATGAGCTTACAAGAATTATTAAATACCAATCAAATGCTTCCAGAAAAATATCGTGATATGACGACGGAAGAAATGGAAACTAGAATTCGTGAAATTAAGGCAGAATTAGGGAAACGTCTATTCATTCCAGGACACCATTATCAGAGAGATGAAGTCATTCAATTTGCTGACGTAACAGGAGATTCATTGCAGCTTGCTCAAATTTCCGCAAAAAATACTGAAGCTGATTTTGTAGTATTTTGTGGTGTACACTTTATGGCTGAAACAGCCGACATTTTAACAGATGAGCGTCAAATAGTTGTTTTGCCTGATATGCGTGCGGGCTGCTCGATGGCAGATATGGCTGATATTAACCAAACAGAAAAAGCATGGAAAGCATTAGAGAAAGATTTTGGAGATACAATCCTACCTTTAACGTATGTAAATAGTACAGCTGCGATTAAAGCGTTTTGTGGTCGTAATGGGGGAGCGACTGTCACTTCCTCTAATGCGAAAAAGATGGTTGAGTGGGCATTTACTCAAAAAGAACGAATTTTATTTTTGCCAGACCAACATTTAGGAAGAAATACGGCTTTTGATCTAGGAATTCCCCTTGAACAAATGGCAGTTTGGGACCCTATTATCGAAAGGTTAGAGTATGAAGGTGAACTTGAAGAAATAAAAGTAATTTTATGGAAGGGTCATTGTTCGGTTCATGAGAAATTTACAGTGGAGAATATTCGGGAACTGCGTGAATCAGACCCAGAGTTTCAAATTATTGTTCATCCAGAGTGTACTCATGAGGTGGTTCAATTAGCAGATGATGCAGGATCAACCCATTACATTATTGAAAAGCTAAAAGCTGCTCCAGCTAATAGTAAGTGGGCTGTTGGGACAGAAATGAACTTGGTTCGTCGCTTAGGTAATGTTCACACAGATAAAACAGTTATTTCATTAAACCCAAATATGTGTCCATGTTTAACGATGAACCGCATCGATCTGCCTCATTTATTATGGTCATTAGAATCAATAGTAGATGGGAATGCAATCAACCAGATTAAAGTTGGACCAGAAGTGGCCACAGACGCTTTACTTGCATTAGAGCGGATGTTACAACGTGCATAA
- a CDS encoding BofC C-terminal domain-containing protein — MNNAFIFLYGGGYMKGGQIIKKITKKHMVVAVLFSLSGILLLGFQSENEKSYLAHASKSTVSVIKTNQNNEVGPKTIQVKLERVYLDGEISEEIVEETIWSMEDFWAFYDDWLLIDQNEQEVHFIQEIDDISPLLKINGYFGISDEGVLNIYEGKPDEKRIIQSFFQINTKKLKSHHESELKNGIPVMSRENYQEVLKTFKKYAITEM, encoded by the coding sequence ATGAATAATGCTTTTATTTTTTTATATGGTGGTGGTTATATGAAGGGCGGTCAAATCATCAAGAAAATTACAAAAAAACATATGGTTGTAGCTGTCCTGTTTTCATTAAGTGGTATTTTGCTTCTCGGCTTTCAGAGTGAAAATGAAAAATCATATTTGGCTCATGCCTCTAAATCAACTGTTTCTGTAATAAAGACTAATCAAAATAATGAAGTTGGTCCTAAAACAATTCAAGTTAAATTAGAACGAGTTTATTTAGATGGTGAGATAAGCGAAGAAATTGTTGAAGAGACAATTTGGTCCATGGAAGATTTTTGGGCATTTTACGATGACTGGTTACTAATCGATCAAAATGAACAAGAGGTTCATTTTATTCAAGAGATTGATGATATATCACCTTTACTTAAGATTAATGGTTATTTTGGGATTTCTGATGAAGGTGTGTTAAATATTTATGAAGGAAAACCAGATGAAAAAAGAATTATTCAATCTTTTTTTCAAATTAATACGAAGAAATTAAAAAGTCACCATGAAAGTGAACTAAAAAATGGCATTCCTGTTATGTCTCGTGAAAATTATCAAGAAGTTTTAAAAACATTTAAAAAGTATGCTATAACTGAAATGTAA